Proteins from a single region of Aestuariirhabdus haliotis:
- the miaA gene encoding tRNA (adenosine(37)-N6)-dimethylallyltransferase MiaA, with protein sequence MGPTAAGKTDLAVELSERLPCDLISVDSAMVYREMNIGTAKPEPELLQRAPHQLIDIRDPADPYSAAQFAEDALEAMRISAGQGRVPLLVGGTMLYFKALRDGLADMPGADEGIRQRLLDEAERSGWGELHERLAKLDPESAARIHPNDPQRLQRALELIELTGKSMTRLREEQRNARSEPFPFRILSIAVAPDDRSVLHERIALRFQQMMEQGFIEEVEQLYQRGDLNLKLPSIRSVGYRQVWEYLDGELEREAMVEKGIIATRQLAKRQYTWLRSWGDLHWLDSLSDQLTESALKKFPPDLI encoded by the coding sequence ATGGGGCCAACGGCTGCCGGTAAAACCGACCTGGCGGTTGAGCTTTCCGAACGATTGCCTTGCGACCTGATCAGTGTCGACTCGGCCATGGTTTACCGTGAAATGAATATCGGCACGGCCAAGCCCGAGCCCGAGTTGTTGCAGCGGGCACCGCACCAGTTGATAGATATTCGTGATCCAGCCGATCCCTATTCGGCGGCCCAGTTTGCCGAAGATGCTCTCGAGGCGATGCGGATCAGTGCCGGGCAAGGTCGAGTACCGCTGCTGGTCGGTGGCACCATGCTGTACTTTAAGGCGCTGCGCGATGGTCTGGCGGATATGCCGGGGGCCGATGAGGGAATTCGTCAGCGTTTGCTGGATGAAGCGGAAAGGTCTGGTTGGGGGGAGCTGCACGAACGTTTGGCGAAACTTGATCCTGAGTCGGCGGCGCGGATTCATCCTAACGATCCCCAGCGCTTGCAGCGCGCTCTTGAGCTGATTGAGTTAACCGGAAAAAGCATGACTCGTTTGCGTGAAGAGCAGCGCAATGCTCGTTCGGAACCTTTTCCGTTTCGTATTTTGTCAATCGCTGTGGCCCCGGACGATCGTTCTGTTTTGCACGAGCGGATCGCGTTGCGCTTTCAGCAGATGATGGAGCAAGGGTTTATTGAAGAGGTTGAACAACTGTATCAACGAGGCGATCTGAATCTTAAGCTGCCTTCGATTCGCTCGGTAGGTTATCGGCAAGTCTGGGAATATCTCGACGGGGAACTCGAACGAGAGGCCATGGTCGAAAAAGGCATCATCGCAACCCGTCAATTGGCCAAGCGTCAATATACCTGGTTGCGAAGTTGGGGGGATTTGCATTGGCTTGACAGTTTGTCGGACCAATTAACAGAAAGTGCCTTGAAAAAGTTTCCACCCGACCTCATATAG
- a CDS encoding NAD(P)H-hydrate dehydratase, with the protein MKRSLPQGLYRAEQVRDLDRLTIEEQGVPGFELMTRAAQSCFDSLLEEYGAEGRICVLCGAGNNAGDGYLVAALAKQAGMNVSIISLSEPEKLRGDAASAYQQAVECGVAIQSWQPGMVLQAELLVDALLGTGLSGEVRGPYVEAITAINATGAAVLAVDIPSGLCADTGAELGCAVRADITVTFIGLKQGLLTAQGPLCTGKLEYDDLDVPSLVFRQQPADVELIDPKPLLAKLPVRQADSHKGRHGHVLVVGGNRGMGGAALLAAEAALYSGAGLVSVATRAEHVSAFIARQPELMARAVEGGSELRLLLAGKDALILGPGLGQDEWAQELLLTALRSNIPLLLDADALNLIADNSDLIQVHQGERVLTPHPGEAARLLRTSTEAIQRDRFLAVARLQQEYDSVVLLKGVGTLVAHAAPPLRLCGAGNPGMAVGGMGDLLSGVIGSLMAQGMTSIDAATLGCWLHSKSADEIARFQGLRGLLPSDLLVQIRKNINSVN; encoded by the coding sequence ATGAAACGCAGTCTACCACAGGGGCTCTACCGAGCGGAGCAGGTTCGTGATCTGGATCGTTTAACCATTGAAGAGCAGGGCGTGCCCGGTTTCGAGTTGATGACACGGGCCGCGCAAAGCTGCTTTGATAGTCTGCTGGAAGAGTACGGTGCTGAAGGTCGGATCTGCGTCCTCTGTGGCGCGGGTAACAATGCGGGTGACGGCTACCTCGTGGCCGCATTGGCTAAGCAGGCCGGCATGAACGTGTCGATCATCAGTCTGAGTGAACCCGAAAAGCTCAGGGGGGATGCCGCCAGCGCGTACCAACAAGCGGTCGAGTGTGGGGTTGCTATCCAGTCTTGGCAGCCGGGTATGGTTTTACAGGCTGAATTGCTGGTCGATGCCTTATTGGGCACCGGTTTGAGTGGTGAGGTGCGTGGCCCTTATGTCGAGGCTATTACGGCAATCAATGCTACTGGCGCGGCAGTGTTAGCGGTGGATATTCCTTCCGGGCTCTGCGCCGATACTGGTGCGGAGCTGGGCTGCGCCGTGCGTGCCGATATTACGGTAACCTTTATAGGACTCAAGCAAGGGTTGCTAACGGCGCAGGGTCCCCTGTGCACCGGCAAGCTTGAATACGATGACCTTGATGTGCCTTCGCTGGTGTTCCGCCAGCAGCCGGCCGATGTTGAACTGATCGACCCGAAGCCTCTGTTGGCCAAATTGCCCGTTCGGCAAGCAGATTCACACAAGGGTCGCCATGGGCATGTGCTGGTGGTCGGAGGTAATCGAGGCATGGGCGGGGCTGCTCTCTTGGCCGCCGAAGCGGCGCTCTACTCGGGGGCAGGGCTGGTGTCTGTGGCCACTCGCGCCGAGCATGTGAGTGCGTTTATTGCTCGTCAGCCCGAGTTAATGGCGCGCGCGGTTGAGGGTGGGAGTGAGCTGCGTTTGCTACTGGCCGGGAAAGATGCACTTATCCTGGGGCCAGGCCTCGGGCAGGACGAATGGGCGCAGGAGTTATTACTAACCGCCTTGCGCAGTAATATTCCCCTGTTGCTCGATGCGGATGCTCTGAACCTGATTGCAGATAACTCCGATTTGATACAGGTGCATCAAGGTGAGCGTGTACTTACTCCTCATCCGGGCGAGGCAGCCCGGTTGCTGCGCACGAGCACTGAAGCTATTCAGCGTGACAGGTTTTTGGCCGTTGCTAGGTTGCAGCAAGAGTATGATTCGGTTGTGTTGTTGAAAGGGGTCGGTACGCTGGTAGCCCATGCCGCGCCTCCCTTGAGACTTTGCGGTGCAGGCAATCCAGGTATGGCGGTAGGCGGGATGGGTGATCTGTTGTCGGGAGTGATTGGGTCACTGATGGCACAGGGGATGACGAGTATTGATGCTGCCACGCTAGGATGCTGGTTACACAGCAAGTCGGCGGACGAAATTGCCCGGTTTCAGGGGCTAAGAGGTTTGCTGCCGAGCGATTTACTGGTACAAATACGCAAGAACATTAATAGTGTTAATTAA
- the orn gene encoding oligoribonuclease → MSKKENLIWIDLEMTGLDPEADRIIEIATIVTDPQLNLIAEGPVMAVRQSTSLIEGMDEWCTRTHGASGLTRRVLDSTISEAEAEQKTLDFLRLHTEPNSSPICGNTIGQDRRFLERYMPELENYFHYRYLDVSTLKELARRWKPEILAGVKKQGTHLALDDIRDSIEELRYYREHFLKLD, encoded by the coding sequence ATGTCGAAAAAGGAAAACCTGATATGGATCGATCTGGAGATGACCGGGCTGGATCCGGAAGCGGATCGAATCATCGAGATTGCCACCATCGTTACGGATCCTCAGTTAAACCTTATTGCGGAAGGACCGGTGATGGCGGTACGCCAGTCAACTTCCCTGATCGAGGGTATGGATGAATGGTGTACGCGCACCCATGGTGCCAGTGGTTTAACCCGGCGGGTACTCGACAGCACCATCAGCGAAGCCGAGGCAGAACAGAAAACGCTGGATTTTTTACGACTCCATACCGAGCCAAACAGCTCCCCTATTTGCGGCAATACGATCGGCCAGGATCGTCGCTTCCTGGAACGTTATATGCCCGAGCTGGAAAATTATTTTCATTACCGTTACCTCGATGTCAGCACGCTCAAAGAGTTGGCGCGGCGCTGGAAACCGGAAATTCTGGCGGGGGTGAAAAAGCAGGGTACCCATTTGGCGCTGGATGATATTCGCGATTCCATCGAAGAACTTCGTTACTACCGCGAACATTTCCTTAAGCTGGATTGA
- the rsgA gene encoding small ribosomal subunit biogenesis GTPase RsgA, giving the protein MSKRRLNRRQNWRIQKIQQERTKRAEAREDKVQEQLQAGELGSEQQGTVIAHYGSQLDVEPIGQPDALFRCHLRANLPQLVTGDKIIWRAGADQSGVVVAAQDRRSELCRPDSRGQLKPVAANIDYIVQVIAPLPTPHANLIDRYLVAAEAVDIEPVILFNKTDLVNEHNREHFDQLLARYQRIGYKVIHASTLASTGLDEIKALLRDHTSVFVGQSGVGKSSLINALLPGVDIRVGALSEQTGKGTHTTTAARLFHFPAGGDLIDSPGIREFGLGHIDQPTLIEGFREFRPFLGYCRFRDCQHEQEPGCALLEALDEGKISQQRLDSYRHILSGN; this is encoded by the coding sequence CTGAGCAAACGACGCTTGAACCGCCGCCAGAATTGGCGCATCCAGAAGATTCAGCAGGAACGTACCAAGCGCGCAGAAGCTCGGGAGGACAAGGTGCAAGAGCAGCTTCAGGCGGGCGAGCTGGGTAGCGAACAGCAAGGCACGGTGATTGCCCACTACGGCAGTCAGCTCGATGTCGAGCCGATCGGGCAGCCGGATGCATTGTTTCGATGCCACCTGCGGGCCAACCTGCCCCAACTGGTCACGGGAGACAAAATCATCTGGCGAGCCGGCGCGGACCAGAGTGGCGTCGTCGTCGCGGCCCAGGATCGCCGCTCAGAACTGTGCCGACCCGATAGCCGCGGCCAATTAAAACCAGTTGCGGCCAATATCGACTATATCGTTCAGGTCATCGCCCCCCTGCCAACGCCTCACGCCAATCTTATCGACCGCTATCTGGTCGCGGCCGAGGCGGTCGATATCGAACCGGTAATCCTGTTCAACAAAACCGATCTGGTGAACGAGCACAACCGCGAGCATTTCGATCAACTGCTAGCACGCTACCAACGAATCGGCTACAAGGTCATCCACGCATCAACTCTCGCCAGCACCGGGCTCGATGAAATCAAAGCACTGCTGCGCGACCATACCAGCGTGTTTGTTGGTCAGTCGGGTGTCGGCAAATCTTCCCTGATTAACGCCCTGCTGCCCGGCGTCGATATACGAGTTGGTGCCCTGTCGGAACAGACGGGCAAGGGCACCCATACCACAACTGCCGCTCGGTTATTCCACTTCCCGGCCGGTGGTGACCTGATCGACTCCCCCGGCATTCGCGAATTTGGCCTCGGACATATCGACCAGCCAACACTGATTGAGGGGTTTCGTGAATTCCGCCCCTTTCTGGGTTACTGCCGTTTCCGCGATTGCCAACACGAGCAGGAACCCGGTTGTGCACTATTGGAAGCTCTGGATGAAGGTAAAATCAGCCAGCAGCGGCTCGATAGTTACCGTCATATTTTATCGGGTAACTAA
- the motB gene encoding flagellar motor protein MotB translates to MNKDESIIIKRVRKGRHKHHGGSWKIAFADFATAMMAFFLVLWLTSQTTPEQKLAIAGFFNDPAGFSERASPYVIDMGGSASVNEEEGIGSPLDEEEAKRLDAEEITSIADQIEETRLESLLSELQAKVEQNEMLRRFKEQLIMEITPDGLRIQVVDDSQRPMFASGSSELKYYFEDILLEIAPLIGSVPNKVSISGHTDATPFMRGEDVGNWELSAARANTARRTLLFGGVTDEQVAQVVGYGDSILFDTANPTNPVNRRIDILIMSKRTQNNIERMAGGLDKKVKPAPEASAKRQGDERFNLFDAKKRAGQNELPADQNF, encoded by the coding sequence TTGAATAAAGACGAATCCATCATCATCAAGCGCGTCCGCAAGGGGCGCCATAAGCATCATGGTGGTTCCTGGAAAATCGCCTTTGCGGATTTCGCGACCGCTATGATGGCTTTTTTTCTGGTGCTTTGGCTGACCTCGCAAACCACTCCGGAGCAAAAACTGGCGATCGCCGGTTTTTTTAATGATCCGGCGGGCTTTAGTGAGCGTGCCAGCCCCTATGTGATCGATATGGGGGGATCCGCTTCGGTCAATGAAGAAGAAGGTATCGGCTCTCCGTTGGATGAAGAGGAGGCGAAACGACTGGATGCCGAAGAGATCACCTCCATCGCTGACCAGATTGAAGAAACCCGCCTGGAATCCTTATTAAGCGAACTGCAGGCCAAGGTGGAACAGAACGAAATGCTGCGTCGGTTCAAGGAGCAGCTGATCATGGAGATCACCCCCGATGGTCTGCGTATACAAGTGGTGGATGATAGCCAGCGCCCAATGTTCGCCAGTGGCAGCTCGGAGCTGAAGTACTATTTCGAAGATATTTTGTTGGAAATCGCTCCCCTCATTGGCTCGGTGCCGAACAAAGTCAGCATCAGTGGTCATACCGATGCCACGCCCTTTATGAGGGGCGAAGATGTGGGTAACTGGGAGCTATCGGCTGCCCGAGCTAATACAGCGCGGCGTACCCTGCTATTTGGTGGTGTCACCGATGAGCAAGTCGCCCAGGTAGTGGGTTATGGGGATTCCATTCTGTTTGATACCGCCAATCCGACCAACCCGGTCAATCGCCGAATCGATATCCTGATCATGAGTAAGCGCACCCAGAATAATATTGAACGTATGGCGGGCGGACTGGACAAGAAGGTGAAACCGGCCCCTGAGGCCTCAGCAAAGCGTCAGGGGGATGAACGATTTAACCTGTTTGATGCCAAGAAGCGAGCCGGTCAGAACGAGCTGCCTGCCGATCAGAATTTCTAA
- a CDS encoding N-acetylmuramoyl-L-alanine amidase: MRWFGLALVLVAQWMLSTSAWAATVESMRIWRAPDSTRLVFDLNGPVEHRVFPLSSPDRLVIDLTNARMASGMKSLATEKTPVKQLRWAQRNGKDLRIVLDLSGNVKPRSFLLKPNASYGHRLVLDLDDQKKSSVKTVEKVTAPGASRSADVIIAIDAGHGGEDPGAIGYRGLKEKKVVLKIAKELAALLQREPGFKPVLIRTGDYYVGLRKRTQLARKANADLLVSIHADAFKNRKANGASVFAISQRGATSETARWLANSENNADLIGGVGGVSLDDKDSVLAGVLLDLSMTASLSASLNAGSEVLKEVGRVNRLHKPRVEQAAFVVLKSPDIPSILVETGFITNPRDGKNLASSSHQKKLARSIFTGVKRYFARTPPPGTYLASRKSGDRPRHVIKRGDTLSSIASRYRVTVASLRHHNNLSADVIRVGQVLQIP; this comes from the coding sequence ATGAGATGGTTTGGCTTGGCTTTGGTGCTGGTGGCACAGTGGATGTTGTCAACGAGTGCCTGGGCAGCAACCGTAGAAAGCATGCGAATCTGGCGTGCCCCCGATAGTACCCGGCTGGTGTTTGACCTCAATGGTCCTGTGGAGCATCGGGTTTTTCCTTTGTCCTCCCCCGATCGCCTGGTCATCGACTTGACCAATGCCCGGATGGCTTCGGGTATGAAATCCCTGGCAACCGAGAAAACCCCGGTTAAGCAACTGCGTTGGGCGCAGCGCAATGGTAAGGATCTGCGCATCGTGCTGGACCTGAGTGGCAACGTAAAGCCCCGCAGTTTTTTACTCAAGCCCAACGCTTCTTACGGTCACCGCCTGGTACTGGATCTGGATGATCAGAAAAAGTCGTCCGTTAAAACGGTTGAAAAGGTGACTGCTCCTGGTGCCTCGCGTTCGGCCGATGTCATAATCGCCATCGATGCCGGGCACGGAGGAGAAGACCCCGGCGCCATCGGCTATCGAGGTTTGAAAGAGAAAAAAGTAGTACTGAAAATCGCCAAGGAATTAGCGGCGTTGCTACAGCGGGAGCCCGGTTTTAAACCAGTCCTGATTCGTACGGGAGACTATTATGTCGGCCTGCGCAAGCGAACCCAGCTGGCGCGTAAGGCGAATGCCGATCTGCTGGTGTCGATTCACGCCGATGCCTTTAAAAATCGCAAGGCTAATGGCGCGTCGGTATTTGCGATCTCCCAGCGGGGTGCGACCTCGGAGACGGCCCGTTGGCTGGCGAACAGTGAGAACAATGCTGACTTGATCGGTGGTGTTGGTGGGGTCAGTCTCGATGACAAGGACTCTGTATTGGCGGGAGTGTTGCTGGATCTGTCCATGACGGCGAGCCTGTCGGCCAGTCTTAATGCGGGTTCCGAAGTTTTGAAAGAGGTCGGGCGGGTCAATCGGCTGCATAAGCCCAGAGTAGAGCAGGCGGCCTTTGTGGTGCTGAAGTCTCCCGATATTCCTTCCATATTGGTGGAAACCGGCTTTATTACGAACCCCAGAGATGGCAAAAATCTGGCCAGTTCTTCGCACCAGAAAAAGCTCGCCCGCTCGATTTTTACCGGTGTTAAACGATATTTTGCCCGAACCCCGCCGCCTGGTACCTATCTGGCGAGTCGCAAGAGTGGAGATCGTCCCCGGCACGTGATCAAACGAGGTGATACCCTGTCGTCGATTGCTTCGCGATATCGGGTCACCGTGGCCAGCCTGCGCCATCACAACAATCTCAGTGCCGATGTGATTCGCGTCGGTCAGGTGTTGCAGATTCCCTGA
- the tsaE gene encoding tRNA (adenosine(37)-N6)-threonylcarbamoyltransferase complex ATPase subunit type 1 TsaE translates to MPKSLNLYISNESEMVRLGQVLASATELKGVVYLFGGLGAGKTTLSRGVVQAAGHQGAVKSPTYTLVEPYELDSGNIYHFDLYRLGDPEELEFLGVRDYFGDDALCLVEWPQRGEGWLPGSDLELHLDVELPGRRIDIQATSPRGEIMLAVVGKQYGVNSG, encoded by the coding sequence ATGCCTAAGTCATTGAATCTATATATTTCTAATGAGTCAGAGATGGTCCGTTTGGGTCAAGTTCTGGCCTCAGCCACCGAGCTAAAAGGCGTGGTTTATCTTTTTGGTGGTTTGGGGGCAGGGAAAACAACTCTGAGCCGGGGGGTAGTTCAGGCAGCGGGTCATCAGGGGGCGGTCAAGAGCCCTACCTATACCCTGGTTGAGCCCTATGAGCTTGATTCGGGCAACATTTATCACTTTGATCTGTATCGGCTGGGCGATCCCGAAGAGTTGGAATTTCTCGGAGTGAGAGATTATTTTGGCGATGATGCTCTTTGTCTGGTTGAATGGCCGCAGCGGGGGGAAGGCTGGTTGCCAGGTAGTGATCTGGAGCTTCACCTTGATGTTGAGTTACCGGGGCGGCGTATTGACATACAAGCTACCAGTCCTCGGGGGGAAATCATGCTGGCAGTCGTCGGTAAGCAGTATGGGGTAAACAGCGGATGA
- the hfq gene encoding RNA chaperone Hfq encodes MSKGHTLQDPYLNVLRKERIPVSIYLVNGIKLQGQIESFDQFVILLKNTVSQMVYKHAISTVVPSRPVRMPVPAQEAGEAGSA; translated from the coding sequence ATGTCAAAAGGGCATACCCTACAAGACCCTTACCTGAACGTATTGCGCAAGGAGCGCATCCCCGTTTCTATCTATCTGGTCAACGGTATTAAGTTGCAGGGCCAGATCGAATCCTTCGATCAATTCGTTATTCTATTAAAAAACACAGTCAGCCAGATGGTGTACAAACATGCCATCTCTACCGTGGTTCCAAGTCGGCCGGTTCGTATGCCTGTGCCTGCTCAGGAAGCCGGTGAAGCCGGAAGTGCTTAA
- the mutL gene encoding DNA mismatch repair endonuclease MutL codes for MKKIQLLPPRLANQIAAGEVVERPSSVVKELLENCLDAGARRIDVEVEQGGVKLIRIRDDGWGIPQEQLPLALSRHATSKISELEDLEAVGSLGFRGEALASISSVSKLSLSSSCEGQETGWKVQTEGRDMDAVVTPIAHPRGTTVEVRDLFFNTPARRKFLRTEKTEFGHLEEVIKRLALSRFDVGFHLRHNLRTIHQLKPADSQMERERRIAMLCGPAFIDNAVCVDVEASGLRLWGWVGLPTFSRSHADMQYFYVNGRVIRDKLVAHAVRQAYRDVLYNGRHPTFVLYLELDPTGVDVNVHPTKHEVRFRDGRNVHNFLFSTLHRVLAEVRPKDQLTATTGSSETPELQMSGAAAGEFAGQRSMALQPGNNTSWNERPPEGRVSDQLATYKSMHAAVDQLLPGNGSSNSLMNSVDQNEEEEIPPLGYALAQLKGIFILAENQHGLILVDMHAAHERITYERLKATWADQGITSQPLLVPVSVAVSQREADCAEQQQDLLQRLGMAVERMGPETLTVRQLPALLRNADVEQLLRDLLADLLVEGSSDLLEARQHEILSTMACHGSVRANRRLTLPEMNALLRDMETTERSGQCNHGRPTWTQLDMGELDKLFLRGR; via the coding sequence ATGAAAAAAATTCAGTTATTACCCCCTAGGTTGGCCAACCAGATTGCGGCTGGCGAGGTGGTTGAGCGCCCTTCCTCGGTGGTCAAGGAGTTATTGGAAAACTGCCTCGATGCCGGTGCTCGGCGTATCGACGTCGAAGTAGAGCAAGGTGGGGTAAAACTGATTCGAATTCGTGATGATGGCTGGGGGATCCCCCAGGAACAGTTGCCGTTAGCGCTGAGTCGTCATGCCACCAGTAAAATCAGCGAACTGGAAGACCTGGAAGCGGTTGGCAGTCTGGGATTTCGTGGTGAAGCCTTGGCCAGTATCAGTTCGGTTAGCAAGCTGTCGCTCAGTTCAAGCTGCGAGGGGCAGGAGACGGGTTGGAAGGTGCAGACCGAGGGGCGTGATATGGATGCGGTGGTCACTCCAATAGCCCATCCGCGAGGCACCACCGTCGAGGTTAGAGATCTGTTCTTTAATACCCCCGCGCGGCGTAAATTTTTGCGTACGGAAAAGACCGAATTCGGACATCTGGAAGAGGTGATCAAGCGGCTTGCGCTCAGTCGTTTCGATGTGGGCTTTCATCTTCGGCATAACTTGCGCACCATCCATCAACTAAAACCTGCTGACAGTCAGATGGAGCGTGAGCGCCGTATTGCCATGCTATGTGGTCCGGCTTTTATCGATAATGCCGTGTGCGTGGATGTTGAAGCTTCGGGCTTGCGTCTTTGGGGCTGGGTGGGGTTACCGACGTTCTCCCGTAGCCATGCGGATATGCAATATTTTTATGTTAATGGTCGAGTGATTCGTGACAAGCTGGTGGCCCACGCGGTTCGGCAGGCTTATCGCGATGTGCTCTACAATGGTCGTCATCCGACCTTTGTGCTCTATCTTGAGCTTGACCCCACCGGGGTCGATGTCAATGTGCATCCGACCAAGCACGAAGTGCGATTCCGTGATGGTCGCAATGTGCACAACTTTCTCTTTAGCACCCTGCATCGGGTGCTGGCTGAAGTGCGTCCCAAGGACCAGTTAACGGCGACCACTGGCTCCTCCGAAACTCCGGAGCTGCAAATGTCCGGTGCGGCAGCAGGAGAATTTGCCGGTCAGCGTTCGATGGCATTACAGCCAGGAAATAACACGAGTTGGAATGAGCGCCCACCCGAGGGTCGTGTCAGTGATCAGCTGGCTACGTACAAGAGTATGCACGCCGCAGTTGATCAGTTGCTGCCCGGTAATGGTTCCTCTAATTCGCTGATGAATTCTGTTGACCAAAATGAAGAGGAAGAAATTCCGCCGCTGGGCTACGCGCTGGCCCAGCTCAAGGGCATCTTTATTTTGGCTGAAAACCAGCACGGATTGATTCTGGTGGATATGCATGCGGCTCACGAACGTATTACGTATGAACGGCTGAAAGCGACCTGGGCCGACCAGGGTATTACCAGTCAGCCTCTGCTGGTACCGGTCTCTGTTGCTGTCAGTCAGCGCGAAGCGGATTGCGCTGAACAGCAGCAAGACCTGTTGCAACGCCTGGGTATGGCGGTCGAGCGAATGGGCCCGGAGACCCTGACCGTGCGTCAACTGCCGGCCTTGTTGCGCAATGCAGATGTCGAACAACTGCTTCGGGATCTATTGGCTGATCTGTTGGTGGAAGGCAGTAGTGATCTGCTGGAGGCACGACAACATGAAATTCTCTCAACTATGGCCTGTCATGGCTCTGTACGTGCGAACCGTCGCCTGACACTTCCGGAAATGAATGCCTTGTTGCGTGATATGGAAACAACCGAACGCAGTGGTCAGTGCAATCATGGTCGACCTACCTGGACTCAGTTGGATATGGGTGAGCTCGACAAACTGTTCCTCAGGGGACGTTAA
- the queG gene encoding tRNA epoxyqueuosine(34) reductase QueG yields the protein MPQDSTLDYQQLAADIHHWGRELGFQQIGIGSVDLAEHEQHLQQWLDKGYHGEMDYLARHGNMRSRPAELLPGTLRVISARIDYLPPDTNAIRILNNPDKAYLSRYALGRDYHKLVRKRLTQLGKQIEQAVGQHGYRAFVDSAPVLERALGSRSGLGWIGKNTMLINRQAGSWFFLGELFTDLPLPLDEADDADHCGRCTKCLEVCPTNAFVNEHELDARRCISYLTIELKGAIPLELREPMGNRVFGCDDCQLVCPWNRFAKASSETDFRPRHQLDSSDLADLFTWTEEQFLDRTAGSPIRRSGYAGWLRNLAVGLGNAPTSPKVVDALLARRDIEDAMVREHIEWALERHPINPA from the coding sequence ATGCCTCAAGACAGCACCCTCGATTACCAGCAACTCGCCGCCGATATTCATCACTGGGGGCGAGAGCTGGGCTTTCAACAGATAGGCATCGGCAGTGTCGATCTGGCCGAGCACGAGCAACATCTGCAGCAATGGCTGGATAAAGGCTATCACGGTGAGATGGATTACCTGGCCCGACACGGCAACATGCGCAGCCGACCCGCCGAACTATTGCCCGGCACCCTAAGAGTCATCAGTGCTCGCATCGACTATCTGCCCCCCGACACAAACGCCATTCGCATTCTAAACAACCCCGACAAAGCCTATCTGTCGCGCTATGCGCTCGGCCGTGATTATCACAAACTGGTGCGAAAACGCCTGACCCAGCTCGGCAAACAGATTGAGCAAGCAGTAGGGCAACATGGCTACCGGGCTTTTGTCGATAGCGCCCCGGTGCTGGAACGTGCGCTCGGCAGTCGCAGCGGCCTGGGCTGGATCGGCAAAAACACCATGCTGATTAACCGCCAGGCAGGTTCCTGGTTTTTTCTCGGCGAGCTGTTTACCGATCTACCGCTGCCCCTCGACGAAGCCGACGACGCGGACCATTGCGGTCGCTGCACAAAGTGCCTCGAGGTTTGCCCGACCAATGCCTTTGTTAACGAGCACGAGCTCGATGCCCGCCGCTGCATCTCTTACCTGACCATTGAACTTAAGGGGGCCATTCCCCTGGAGCTGCGCGAGCCCATGGGCAATCGGGTTTTTGGTTGCGACGACTGCCAGCTGGTCTGTCCCTGGAATCGTTTCGCCAAAGCCAGCAGCGAAACCGACTTTCGCCCCCGCCACCAGCTCGACAGCAGCGACCTGGCCGACCTGTTCACCTGGACCGAAGAGCAGTTCCTGGACCGCACCGCCGGATCGCCCATTCGCCGCAGCGGATATGCTGGCTGGTTAAGAAACCTTGCGGTCGGTCTGGGCAACGCACCCACCAGCCCAAAGGTCGTGGATGCGCTGCTGGCCCGACGTGATATTGAAGATGCCATGGTACGGGAGCATATCGAGTGGGCGCTGGAGCGCCACCCGATCAATCCAGCTTAA